The Cygnus olor isolate bCygOlo1 chromosome 19, bCygOlo1.pri.v2, whole genome shotgun sequence DNA window CTGCAGGGGAATCGAAGCCGGCGGGACGGCCCCGCAGCGCTGCgctcccctgggtgctggggggctcgggggagCTGCCCGGCGCTGAGCACCTGAGCACCCAAGAACCCAGGCTGGGCTGTCCCCGCAAGCAGGGCCACCTCTCCAGGATGCTCCTGTCCTTCTGTGGCACAGTGCCATGGCACATGTGGGATTTTACCCCTCTAAAATGGCCGCTGCATGTCCCGGAGCCGCTCTCCATGGGGACggacccccagctcctgccccccgTGCAGTTTTGGGGCTGGGCGCTGACGGAGACGCCTTGTGTGCAGGTGCAGCGCCATCCTCGGCGCGGCGTGGCGCTGATCCTGCTGTACTTACCTTCTAGAATTAGAGCCTTAATTTTTATCCCCGCGTTGAGCACTTGAGAAGCCGCGGCTAAGCCCATTAAAGGGGCTTTCTGGGCGCTTGGCAGGCGAGGGGGTGGCGCGGCTGGCTGGGGGCCCCGAGCTGATTTTCCCCGGCCAAGGCTGGCTCCGAGCGCTGCCGCGTGGGGAAGGCAGCGGAGGCGATGCCGATGCTCCCGTTTAATCGGCTTTGACCCGAGGTTGTAAATAGGCCAATTGCCCGAGTGGTGCTCAGGAAAGCGTGCGGGACACGGCTTCATTAGCTGAGCCTCGGCACAGTGCGGTGATTACCGAGGCGCCTGCAGCTTAGGGCTGGCACGGGGCTctcccagcaccagagcagcccTTGGTGCCCCACGATCCCCAAAATTGGCTCCGAGAGTCTCCAAACTGCCTTGCACCCTGCGCTGGGAGGGCGccagagctcctgcagcctttTGGGTCTCCTGCGCCCTCCTCTTCACCTCTTgtccctcctgctgcatccctggTGCGCCCACCAGGCAGGGATGCGCTGGCTTTTGGTGAGCAGCTCGGGGTGCTGCTGCCGTCCCGCTCCCTGCCGTGCGCCTCCGGCAGGGGGACGCTGCaggggggacgtggggacagcagcggggccgggggctgcaggtgagaaacgggctgggggagcagcatCTCTGCGAGCAGCGCGGGCTCCCTGCTCTTTTCCTCCCCATAAAATATGCATCACCCCCTCTTAAGCAAAAAGgatttccttcccctctttaAAGCCTAGGCTGAAATATTCATCGCCCCAGCTCGCTGCCTCCTCGGGTCGTTGGGAGCTCACTGGAGCAAGGCAGACCCCGGAAAGGCACGGGCCCAGAAAAGtgagtaaaataaagaaaaaaggagcgccagcctctgcctgcagccaggctgggaagTCTcggtgctgcagccccggcGCTGCTGCTGCGAGGTTCGGTCAGCCCGTGGGCACCACTGCAATTAAACCCAGCACTAAGCACAGGGCACGGATGCTCCCGCTCACCGAGGGACAGAGACCTGGCCATGCActgcagctggtggcagaggtGTCCCCAAGGCTGGTGGCACACCCAAAATAATGTCTTCCCCTCTGTCTCCACCTTCGTGCTGCCCTGCTGACAGCGAGTGCccccctgtgctgccagctccctTTTCTGCCAGGATCTACTTTTCAGCTATGCAAAGTACATGGGAAACAGCCCCAAACTGCTTCCATCGCTCGCACAGCGCCGGGGACAGTAGGGAGTGGAAAAAGCATCCCACGTCCCCTGGGTGCCCAGCCCCGGGCTGGATGTGGCCGTCACGTTGTGCCGTGGGGAGCTGAGCCGTGGCACGgggagctgcacagagctgtcCTGGGGACGGGGAGCGAGCGGGCACCCTCGGGGCGAGGGGACGTGGTGGTGACCCCGTGGGGACGGGGAGACGCTGGTGGGTGACCCCCAGCCGGGTTTCTCTCCCAGCAGGACATCGGCAcggctctgcccctgccctgtcTCCGCAGGCTCCGAGCCTCCCTTGCAGCCTCGAGCTTAGCTCAGCAGCTCCCAAGTCAAAATTGATTCAGCTGcttccacccacccacccacatgCAAATAAGCCCAAATGTCAGGAGTAATCGCTccagaggaggaggggagggaaattTCCCAGGCTCTGCACCAAGGCACCCAGCCGGGGCTTACCTGGCGCCCCCGTGGGTGCGTGCCCGTGGACCCCGACAcatccccagccccatgggAGATGGGTGGgatccgcccccccccccaagccctgGGGGTACACCTGCGAGcctgcactgcagaaaaaccCAGAGAAAGGGAGGCAAAGCTGGGCTGGTGCCATGCCTCGAGGCAAGGAGCCAGGGCGAGTGCCCCACTCCCTGCTCCGGGTGCTGCATCCCCAAAGCGCCGGGACTTTGGCTCCGTGGTCCCCAGCTGAGGTCAAGATGCATGGTGCTGCCTGGGGTAAAATCATTCACTTTgcaccctccccagcccagctggagccctcccagctgcagcagctttaaATAAACCTCTGAGTGGCTGGCTAATCACCTTGGGCTGCTCTTCAGGCAGCTCCTGAGTGTATGGCTGGGGGAGGCTGTGTGTAGGCTTTGCCAGGACCCCCTGCACCTTGGGAAAGGAGCGGGTCCCCCCCCCTTTCCTTCTGTGATCCCCCAGCATCCAGGGTCCCTGTGCTGTGCCTCGATttccctgctggagctgccgCTACGGACCCGGCTGCGCACGACAGGTTGCTCCTGCCTGGGGTGGGCTCCGGGCAGAGCGAGGCCGAAGGCTCATCAGCCCCCCAAGGGCAGGGGGGCTAAGCTCCCTCCTGGCACCGCTCAAAGCTGCTTAGGGGAAGCAGATCGCGGGGATTTATTTCCTAGAGCGCCCAGCTggaggggcgcggggcggcTCGGCTCAGCCAGCGTGTCCTTGGGGGGAGGCTGCCTGCCCCCGGGGTCAGCACCCTTGGGTCCCTGCGAGGTGGCACCCTGACACCCCCGGCAGTGCCCCCCTGGGTGGGGGCACCCAAGCGGACCTGGCTGAGGAGGGTCCCTGGGTCGGGGGGGTGTGATTGCGTCCCCCTGCCCGCTCCGTGCCGCATTACTGCGATTTCGGGGCTGTCGCGGCATTGCAGCAAAGCGAAGTGGACAAGGCGAGTTAATCAGTGGTGCAGGCGCCCCGGGGTGCCCCTTTGTCAGCTGAGGCGAaatgagctggggctgggggcatccCGGGCTCTggagggggcagggagggcacgAAGCCATCCTCTGAGCTTCCAAAAAACGGTGCAGAAAGCCCCGGTCACCCCCGATGCCCtttgggcaggggctgggggatgtTGGCTGTGATGGAGGGCAGAGCAGGTGTTCGTGGCTCCCAAGAACATTTCTCCTGATGTCCTCTGGCCTCATCTCGGGCAGcctggttttggggtgctgccTGAGCACCCCACTCGGGTCTGCTGGCTCCCTGCTACCTGGTTTGCCTTCACTGCCATGGTTTGCCCTGCTCCCGTGCACCGCATCCAGCAAAACGCTGCGCAGAGCCAGGCACGAGCTCACACCACCCAGCAGGACGCGGGGACGGGGCGAGCACAGCCATTTGCCCCGTTGCATCCCATCCTGGgaccagccctgctgggaaggACGGGCTCCATCACAGCTCACGGCTCCATCACCaagctccagccccagcagcgcgTCCTGAGCCGGTGCCAGGTCCCAGTGCACAGCCAAGCCCCGTCCCCCGAGAGCGACGTCTCCAGCCCACAGCCCCCCTGTCCCCGCGTGGGGACGTTGCCCCGCTCACCGTCCAGCCACCGCCGTCCGTCGTCATGTCGCAGTAGACCTGGAAGCCCGAGGGGTCGTGCGTGGGGAAGATGGAGTAAATCCCATCCTCTTGCTGTCCGCTCGCGTAGATGTCAAAGCAGTCTCGGGGCCGGGAGCCTGGAGCGGGGCACGGGGATGGGGTGGGAAAGAGGGAGGCTGGTTAATTAATGAGCTAATTTCAGGGCTTACCGTTTCTTCCAGGCTCTCGACCGTGCTGCCAGCTCTCATTGCCTCGCTCTTTCCATCCTCTCAGGCAAGCAGTgctgggggggacacagccaCCATGGGGCAGGGACCGTCCCCAGGATCCCTGCGATGCCCAGGGCTGGCGGGtcccagctggggaggagggagccagAGGCAGCCGCAGGCAGGGCACGGACACGTgctgccggccccggggccATCTCAGCCTCATCCCAACCCACGGTTTGAATGCCATGGAGGGAGAAGGGTCACTTCTGCACGTCCGTGGGGAATAGACAGAGGTAAAGTGGCTTTTGGGCTGGCTTCGCAGGCTGTCTTAGGGATAGCTGGGGGCTGCATGGTGAGAAACCCCATCCTGGGCAcatctccctcctgcccaggtCCCCCCCACCGCACTCAGTGCTCTCCAGGCTGGGTTCCCCATCTCGGGTttgtttctccctccccttttcccAGTAAGGGACATGCCGAGGGCCGCCCCGTGGCAGCGCCCTCTCCCCGGGCAGGATGAGGACCCCGTCTCACCGTTGGAGCagccgcggggccgcgctccCCGGGCCGGGGCTCGCTGCAGGTCGGCCTtgagccggggccgggcaccGCCGCGCTCCTTCTGCAGCGTGTCGAGCACGTCGCTGACGGAGCTCACCAGCCGAGCCATGTTGGTCTGGCTCTCCGAGAGCAGCTGCACGTGAGGGGGACACGGGAGGGTGACAAATCGTGATTAAATGTGATTTAGGCCCCCTTCTACccgcagcagagcagctcctccgTCCCCATGCAGCGAGGATGCTCTGCCCGCTCCCTCGGTTCCCTGCAGGCAGCAACGCCACCAGCCAGGGCACGAGGTGGGAACATGAAAGCCACAACAGACCCCAAGCAGCCCCTCGGGTGCTTTCCAGCCTGGCGGGGTCTTCTCTGGGCTGGAGAAACGCAGCCCCTGGTGCGTCGGTGCAGGCGGGCACAAGGAGCATCCATCCCTGGGTGACCTGGGGGAGCcgggggtggcagcaggagccgTGTCCTGAGCCAGCCTctggctctgccttcccccGAGGTGACCCGGCCGGGAGAGGCAGGCGAGGTGAGGGCAGGcgggagcagggcagcagagctgagcccagcGGCACCGATCgagcggctgcaggaggtgaCAGAGGGACGGGCACCCAGCCGTGAGCCGGACCTGCAGCAtcctggcagctctgccctACCCAGGTAAGGTTTTGGTGCCATCCAGGGGGGTTTGGGACTGCGAATTGGGCAGGGCAGAGGTGCAGTTGGTGagcagggctctgggctggTTATTGCatgagcagggaggggaaatcCCCCCAGTGCCCGCTCGGCTATGCCCAGAGGTGCTGAGCCACAcctggagcagggagctgggcacgGAGACCCTAAATGGCTGCAGACGTTGTTGCATcaaccccagctcctctccGTTGGAGCTGCTCCCTCTACACAGGCCAGGGCGACAGCCAAGTCCCCAAGCAGCGCCGCGGGGCTGCACCCACCTGGATGAGCCTGCCCTGCTCGCCCTGCAGGGcgctcagctcctgccccatGGCGCTGTGCCCCTTCTTGAGGCCGTCGCAGTCGGCGCGCAGCTGGGCGGCGTGCGTCAGCAGCTTGGCCACCTCGTCGGCCACGGTGACCAGCAGGGCCTTCTGCTGCCCCTTGGTGGCCTTGGCCTCGGCGTCGTGGTCGGAGAGGGCGcgcagcagggagctctgcagcccctccaGGCGCCCGAAGCTCCCCGCCTGGTCGGGGCAGTTGGggtcgatgaagatgttgatgCGGGAGCTGTCGGCCTTCTCGATGGTGACCAGCGCGTTGGCCTCCTCGGGGTTGGTGCTGATGACAGGGGGCGGCTCGGTGCCGGGCGTGTGGTAGTGGTTCATGAAGAGGATGGCCCCCGTCACCGTCACCGCCAGGAGGACGGCCACCGAGAGCAGCACGGTGCACAGGACGTACCCGCAGCTCATCCTCTGGGGACACACAGACAGATGCCATCGGGACCCATCCGGACAGACCTCAGGACCCACCACCCCGCTGCCCTTCTGCCACGAGGTGGGTTCGGACCCTCAGGGGACAGGAGCTGGGCTCAGCCCCGGGGTTTACACCCGCTGCAGAGCGCTTTTGGTCCCGTGCAAAGCCCGGAGGGGGGCCCTGCCTTCGTGCCCTGTTTTCGGGCAGGCAGTCCCAGCAGGGCACTGGTTCCCTGGGGGGAAGAACTGGGATGAGACCCCCAGAAGACCCCCTGGGAGAAGGGGGGGTGGCTGGCACCTAGAGGACAGCGGAGAGGCCGGCTGTGGGCTTTTCCTGAGGGGTGGCATTCTGCATGTGCCTTGCATCCGTGCCCATGGGTTGGACCCACACCTCTGCGACGGGTCCAGCAGCGAGGGAGGTGACGTTGTGCACCAGAGAGGGGGACACAGGGACCCCAGGGACCCCAGGGGAGCCCTGCGGccctgccagggctggaggGGCACGGGCGAGATCAGTGAGCAAAGCTGCTAAAAACGCCTGGGAGACGGAGGTATGAAATAATAAAGAGAGCGAATGGTGCCGCGGCCGCGTGCTGCCGCTCGCATGTTTTATTTAACAGGCGATGCTCAGCcagaacagccccagctccagggaGGTGCGTGCGGGCTCCCCGCTGCCCTGTGCGTGCACAAATATGgggagaaatggggaaaaaaacgcCTCCTGTGCGCCCCGGAGCGGGGACCTGGGGAAAGCAAGGGGGTGATGAGAGCAAGCACGGGACATCCCCAGCTGGAGCCACGCTGAGCACCGCGGGGGACCTGCTCCGGGCGGGGAGCTCCCTGCTCCAGGGAGCCCCACGTTCCCATCCCCTTTGCTCCGTCCCTGTCCCcggagaggagcagagcagctcccaaagCCCTCGGCTCACAGCGAGAGCCTCTTCTTGCACAGCACGGAGCACGATGCTGTCAGCACGGAGGGCGCAAGCTGCCACCCACCCTGTCAGCTCCCGtccccccgctgcctccccccttCCCATTACACCTGCGGGACAGAGGCTGTGATTTTCCCCTGACCCCAGCCGCAGCTGTCACAAGGAATTGCAGGGCTGCCAGAAAGCCGCCTATTCGCAGAGACAAAGACTACTTTCTCCAGGAATGAGAGGAAAATTGCTGCATCTGCAAAGATTTCCCAGGCCCTGTCCCCTCCCGTGCACATCTATCTGGAGTGACACCTTCCTTCAAGCACCCTTCACTCACGCTCCTGCAACCATTTGCATTAAGGTGACCCCCAGCTGCAGCGGATGGGgagggcccgggggggggccacagctgccccccagccccaggggatgCTCTGGGTTTGTTCCCCGGAGCACGGGGTGAGGCTGGCGATGGGAACGGCGCTGGGCTGCGTGGGAGCCACCCCGCAGGGAGCACCTTAAGGAGGCAGCCCCAAAGCCTGCTGTGTGCGTTAGGAGGAAATGTCACGGCATTAAGGGGAGCTTTTGGCAAGAGGGGGGGTTGCTGTGTGCTTGTACACaggggtggggacggggacaggggcagggaccGGGGGCTCATCCTCGGAGTGCTTCTGCCCACGGGATGGGGCAGTGGGAGATGGAGGCAGGAGGTGCCCATCGCTGGCAGCCCCCTGGGGACAGTTGGGACCCGTCCCCTGCGAGCACAGCAGCCAAAGGACGGCCGCTGAGCGGAGGCACTTGTTGGGATACTGGGGACCTGCGGGACGAGCAGTGACAGTGCCACCACGGCTGTCCCACCCCCAGCTCTGCGCCCGCCTGTCCTGCACTGGGTTGCTCCGACCCtgcgccccgcccccccccttcATTGATGTcctgctgggacaggctgcGACCCCCGAGGGAACCAGCTGGCAGCGATGGGCTTCAATCAACAGCGCCGCAGGCATATGATGTGCTGCTTCCCACAGCTGCAAATCCCACGTGGGCTCCGACGCCACGAGCCTGCGGGTCTGCCCAGGAGCTGCaccctgctcttctccagccttCGAGCCCCGACACCGCGGGGCAGTGGGGGGGGACACGAGCCCTTTGCAAAGCAGCCCCTCCGCTCACAGCCACGCCACACCGAGCGGTGACAGTGTTACAGGTCCCCCAGCATTTCGCTGGCAGGTTGTGTTACCTGGCAACCTGcggtggggagaggaagggaaactCATCCGGCGGCACCAGGAGCGCTCCCAGCTGGGTGGGGGTCTCCCGAGCCCCCCCGCTCGGCAGCCACCACGGCAGCGAGCCCGGCTCCCAGCACGGGGCCCTGCAAATGCcgcgtcccccagggctccgAGGGATTCTGCTGTCCACCGCGGGGCTTCGAGCTCGTGGATCTTCTTGCTGAGGCTTTTGGGCAGCTGTAGGACATCCCTCTGCTGGCCTGATGGACACCCTGCTTGTTGATGTCCCCCTCGCCGTCAGGCTGGATCTCCTCATGTCCCCAAATCACTTCTTCCTGAGGAGCGAGTGGAGCTTCTTCATCTGcaaacctgctctgggtggagGTGCGTGAGGCTGTGGTGGTGCCAGTCCCTGCTGCGCTCCCCGTGGGCGCAGAATCCCGCTGGGAAGTCGGGCGCCGGCCCTGCAGCGACACCGAGCCGCGGAGGAGAGCAAGGTTTGGCAGATGGATGGAGCCGTGGCGGTGCCCATGGCGGCCTCGTGTACAGGTCCCTGCAGCCGGTGGCCTCCGAGCTGACGTCTGATGGCAGCGGCACCGGGAGCAGTCGGAGCAGACCCGCTGCTTCCCTCCCGAGCCAAGGCCGAGCCCAGTCCTCTGCatgctgaggagcagctggatGCACGTGGAGCATGGAGAAGACAGCCCCATAGAGCTGGCGCTGAGGATCCTGCTCCTTCTTTAGCCCTCCGAAGGGCTCAGAGCACCCTGGAGAGCCAGCATGGAGGGGGAGCAAAAGCTCCCGCACCCCAAGCGCTGGTCGGTGTCTCCACCCACGGCCACCGTGCCCATGGGGTGgtcccagcagcaccagtgcccagcaccagcccagcaAGTGGCCACACTGGGCGCAGGAtgcaccagctgcagggagggaaggacagGAGCTGGCTTGTCCCCAGGCAGCCGCTGTGGAGATGGAGCCAAGGATGGAGAGCGGTGCTGGGAGAGGCTGAGCTtcgctgtggggctgctcttcGAGGAGGAGGCGCCCTTTGCTCCAGCCAGCCGCTGCTCTTTGCTGCGGGCTCACCAGGCAGGGCCACGGGGAGAGCTCTGGGACAGAGGCAGTGACTGCTGGGGGCTCCCCCCCGTGAGCCGTGCCCCAGCTGGGTACGATCCAGGCCCCCAGTGGTGCTTCTCAGCAGGGTTTGCAtcagccagcccctgctgctggggcaatctgcagcccagccaccccGTGCTGCCAGGTCCTTCTGGCCCCAGAGGAGCCCCAGGACAGCGAGGGCCGTTCCATCCCCACCCAAAGGCACAGCTTGCTGCTCAGGCAGCTCCTTGGGCGTCCCAGCTGCTTGTCCTGCTCTTCCCCTGCCCCGCCAGGCTGAAGCAACCTCGctccagcccctctcctcctctcctcttctcgcagagctgctccccgtggggcgcggggctgtgctggagacgcgtcccagcaccctgctgctccctgcccatcccagcaccctgctctgcttctcACAGACACGGCACAGACCTGAATCCTGCTACCTGCTCTCCTCCGTGCTCACAGCCTGATGCTGCTGCTCCTACGGCGCGGCGCGGAGAGAGGAGCAGGCTGGCGAGCGCGCCGGAGCTGCCTGGCTGCGGGTGAGCGCGCAGGGACGGCTCTGTGCCGGAGCCTCCGGGAGCTGGGAGCAAACTCTGCATCCTCTGCAAAGCCCAAACAGCTCCAGGCTGTGCCGTCCAGCCCCATGGGGTGCCAGACCCATTGAAAGGGAAGGGCGAAAAGCAAGTGACAGGCGTGGGGATGAGTGTGCCACCACTGTGCCTGCTCCCCGCAGACCCTCTCCGGGCAGTGGGGTGCGGAGGGAAGCCAGATGAtagaggctgctgctgcccccctgctcccagctccatcCCTCGACTCTCGGGCAGGGTCGGGACCATCTCCCTCATTTCCCCCGGCCCTTTGCAGCCCCGCTCGCCCCCGCACCGCGTGCCTtcgcccccagccctgcctggcgTGGGGTGCGAGGCAGCCACGTGCCCCGGCCGtgcttccctgcctgccccacggCTTCGGGCTCGGCTGGGGGAACCGACACACGCGTGGCCGCTGGTGCAAGTGGGCACGGGCACCCACGCATCACCCTGCTCCGCACCCCGCCGGCCCGTCCCCCAAAACCTGACCGCCTtcggagagggagagggagaggcaggagaggggcaggTTGTGGTTGGGGGGGGCGAGGAAATAAAGGCAGGCGGCCggctctggctgcagcacgGCCGCCAAACCCCCTCCAGGAGGTGATTTCGGAGGTGATTTAAGCGGTTGAGCAGCGGCGTTGTGTGACAGCCCCGGAGCGTTCCCGGCGCACGGAGGGATGCGCCCCCGGCTGGGAATAAAGCACCGCGGGGGGGGTTTGACGGGAGGCAGCGAGCCCGGAGCCTCCCTTTGGGCTCTCCCCGGGAGGAGGACGCTCCCccaaggcggggggggggggaccgggagCCCCCCgagcggggctgccccgggcgAGAAGTTGGGGagggggcccccccccccctttccgcctccccccggcccggTGCCGTCCCGCCGCCCCCGGCTCGCCCCGTACCTGCGCTTTCTCCTGCTGCCCGTCCTCAAGTTGCGAGGCTCCTCCCATGGTTTTCCAGCGCTCGTTCCCCATCGCGCCGCAACTTCGGGCCAAGTccccgagccccctccccgggcgcagccccgcagccgccgccgcgcaGCCGGAGCGGGAGGacggggggaggaggaggaggaggaggaggaggaggacgggaggaagaggagggaggaggccACGGGCACGGACGCGGGGGTGGGTCTTCCCTCCCGGCagccccgcccgccccgctctcccccccccccccctccggccGTGGGCAGGGGGCAAAGGGGCGAGCGgtgccccccccaccctggggtgccccccccccccggtcccaccggtgccccccccccctccggtaCTGCCCTGGGGGGGTCTCCTCTGTGTCCCCGCCACCCTGCTCCAGCCGCTCCGGAGTCACTCCGGATtcaagcccccccccccctcggggGCAGCCCCGTTGCTGCCCAGATGTGCCGGCACAGCTGGAGGGGACGCTGCAGGTAAGGCAGGGGCTTGGAGCAGGGTGGCGGGGGGGTTTTGCGGTGCCTCCTGCCCCCTTGGGGCTATGGAGGGGGGGGCAGGTGCTGGGTGCATGGCCCCCCACCCCATTTCCAAGGCCCCAAagctgggggcagcagctcgGGGGGCTCGGTGCCACCCTGCCCCACGGGGGGGCTGTCCCTTAGGGGGTCTGGGCAGAGCGGGGAGCGTCGGAATTATCCCCCCCCCTGCAGCCTTGGGAGCCAAAGGGGACCCGTTACAAACccctggtgctggctgggggggcagcagcggggcccccaccccccagggctgcccaccGAAGCACTGCGAGCGGGGCGTTTTGCCCAAACCCCGGCGTTTCCAGCCCAAAGCGGCAGCGCCGGCCTGACTTCCCGCCACCTCTCggagcagggctgtgttttttttccttcccgtACCCTGGCGGCACCTCCCTTAAATCTTTCATCCGCCGGTTGTCTGACCTGCGGGCAGGAGCGCTGCTAAGAGCTTCGGAGGAGCATCC harbors:
- the FIBCD1 gene encoding fibrinogen C domain-containing protein 1 — encoded protein: MGNERWKTMGGASQLEDGQQEKAQRMSCGYVLCTVLLSVAVLLAVTVTGAILFMNHYHTPGTEPPPVISTNPEEANALVTIEKADSSRINIFIDPNCPDQAGSFGRLEGLQSSLLRALSDHDAEAKATKGQQKALLVTVADEVAKLLTHAAQLRADCDGLKKGHSAMGQELSALQGEQGRLIQLLSESQTNMARLVSSVSDVLDTLQKERGGARPRLKADLQRAPARGARPRGCSNGSRPRDCFDIYASGQQEDGIYSIFPTHDPSGFQVYCDMTTDGGGWTVFQRREDGSVNFFRGWEAYRDGFGKLTGEHWLGLKRIHVLTVQGTYELRIDLEDFDNGTAFAHYGSFGVGLFSVDPEEDGYPVSIADYSGTAGDSFLKHNGMKFTTKDLDNDHSENNCASFYHGAWWYRNCHTSNLNGQYLKGHHSSYADGIEWSSWTGWQYSLKFTEMKIRPVREEN